The following coding sequences lie in one Cotesia glomerata isolate CgM1 linkage group LG5, MPM_Cglom_v2.3, whole genome shotgun sequence genomic window:
- the LOC123265049 gene encoding uncharacterized protein LOC123265049, with product MSHARWMSKVIYCLKIYIFRAEFKLTPHELTSIRQVCIFIIVIYIKAWFTSPSAILAANNDLILMQQLILYDKINSSVSKGALKKMSDHLWYLSDKLAIISLFDDAVDPEVKKKMVKNLKNRNPIKTKARKYEFDYKNLHEFLHKDVSDFISTESLTILKDFDLPHEFLSEEVDKWSSIDSFQECQQFFSKLAVVNDVAERGVALIEDYNQCLTKDEDSSNIYY from the coding sequence ATGAGTCATGCTCGTTGGATGTCGAAGGTAATTTATTgcctgaaaatatatatttttagggCAGAATTTAAGCTGACCCCTCATGAATTAACTAGTATTCGCCAAGTATGTATTTTCATAATTGTCATTTATATAAAAGCTTGGTTCACTTCACCTTCTGCTATCTTAGCTGCAAATAATGACTTAATTTTGATGCAACAATTGATACtctatgataaaattaattcatctgTATCAAAAggagctttaaaaaaaatgagcgaTCATTTGTGGTATTTAAGTGACAAATTAGCCATAATTTCTCTATTTGACGATGCTGTAGATCCggaagtaaagaaaaaaatggtaaaaaatttgaaaaatcggaACCCTATAAAAACTAAAGCCAGAAAATATGAATTTGACTACAAAAActtacatgaatttttacacAAAGATGTAAGTGACTTCATTTCAACAGAAtcgttaacaattttaaaagacTTTGACTtgccacatgaatttttaagtgaagAAGTCGACAAGTGGTCCAGCATCGATAGTTTTCAGGAAtgtcaacaattttttagtaaattggCTGTTGTCAATGATGTCGCGGAACGTGGTGTAGCGCTAATTGAAGATTACAATCAATGCCTTACTAAAGACGAAGACAGctccaatatttattactag